A genomic segment from Sorangium aterium encodes:
- a CDS encoding poly(ethylene terephthalate) hydrolase family protein — protein MFHEKKAVRRFHVFCLLSSVAMLACGEESGGAAQAAGAGSSSVSAVSGASASVTAGSGGAASGSGGADVSDGGMGGAGGAGDGGTGGAGDGGAGAGGAGGSPLPPITDYSAEGPFATTVERNAGPSGNHTIFRPERLGENGFLHAPISFGPGINTQVTAYTALLSNFASHGFVVVGANLLTGGPNAPNNLAAMREGLDWIIAQNSKAGSIYEGKIDVRHAVSMGYSVGGTAAVELGGHEAVATVVSIHGHIATAALHGPMLQTSGTQDTVGLPMQQKTYDMSQTQTFLATVMGADHGYITRDVGGVQRPAIVAWLRYWIYNDTGGKHYFYGDDCVMCTSPWVNPQRKNWE, from the coding sequence GTGTTCCACGAAAAGAAAGCCGTCAGGCGCTTCCATGTCTTCTGCTTGCTCTCGAGCGTCGCGATGCTGGCGTGCGGCGAGGAGAGCGGCGGAGCGGCGCAAGCCGCGGGCGCGGGCAGCTCGAGCGTGTCAGCCGTCAGCGGGGCGTCGGCCAGCGTGACCGCTGGGTCGGGTGGCGCTGCCAGCGGCAGCGGCGGCGCCGACGTGAGCGACGGTGGAATGGGCGGAGCGGGCGGAGCAGGTGACGGCGGCACGGGCGGGGCAGGTGACGGAGGCGCTGGAGCGGGCGGAGCCGGCGGCTCGCCGCTCCCGCCGATCACGGATTACTCTGCCGAGGGGCCGTTCGCGACGACCGTGGAGCGGAACGCGGGGCCCAGCGGAAACCACACGATCTTCAGGCCCGAACGCCTGGGTGAGAACGGCTTCTTGCATGCGCCGATCAGCTTTGGTCCCGGGATCAATACGCAGGTGACCGCCTACACGGCTCTCCTGTCGAACTTCGCTTCTCACGGCTTCGTGGTGGTCGGCGCCAACCTCCTCACGGGCGGCCCCAACGCCCCGAACAACCTCGCGGCCATGCGCGAGGGGCTCGACTGGATCATCGCGCAAAACAGCAAGGCGGGCAGCATCTACGAGGGCAAGATCGACGTGCGCCATGCCGTCTCCATGGGCTACTCGGTCGGCGGCACCGCCGCCGTGGAGCTCGGCGGCCATGAGGCCGTGGCCACCGTCGTCTCCATCCACGGCCACATCGCGACTGCCGCCCTGCACGGGCCCATGCTGCAGACCAGCGGAACGCAGGACACGGTCGGGCTTCCGATGCAGCAAAAGACGTACGACATGTCCCAGACCCAGACGTTCCTGGCGACGGTGATGGGCGCGGATCACGGGTACATCACGCGCGACGTGGGAGGCGTCCAGCGGCCGGCGATCGTGGCTTGGCTGCGTTACTGGATCTACAATGACACCGGTGGGAAGCACTATTTCTACGGTGATGATTGCGTGATGTGCACCTCGCCCTGGGTGAATCCCCAGCGCAAGAACTGGGAATGA
- a CDS encoding c-type cytochrome, producing MTALGFVRGEPFVEVVSRDLSTGDYNFYLFTFERQCDYDGGCDLASLLTEEVEHGWTAFSIYSEEDVENTSFDCRSCHQPDGYGTKKILRMQELEFPWMHWFPQRFVQRTESDRVLTAQFLEAHARDAQYGGIPIAAIQNAIDEGSGAHLEALLVAEGQAAQPNAFDPRIEAEAKAGSSSAIWEKQFAVSLAGDSISVPYPLVDVTDPALRAERTRSYLDVVTGAAPRQSLLDLRDLFSADAKVKLGLVPPPGASGRAVLTQLCSRCHDGRGNPALNRAKFNVKDLDGMSRETKDKAIFRLQEPATSPLRMPPWRAADALPPAELAAAIEELAK from the coding sequence ATGACCGCGCTCGGCTTCGTTCGCGGCGAGCCCTTCGTCGAGGTCGTGAGCCGCGACCTCTCGACCGGCGACTACAACTTCTACCTGTTCACGTTCGAGCGACAGTGTGATTACGACGGCGGCTGCGATCTGGCGAGCCTGCTCACCGAGGAGGTAGAGCACGGCTGGACCGCGTTCAGCATCTACAGCGAGGAAGACGTCGAGAATACGTCGTTCGACTGTCGCTCGTGCCATCAGCCCGACGGCTACGGCACGAAGAAGATCTTGCGCATGCAGGAGCTGGAGTTCCCCTGGATGCACTGGTTCCCGCAGCGCTTCGTGCAGCGCACGGAGTCCGATCGGGTGCTCACGGCGCAGTTCCTGGAGGCCCACGCGCGGGACGCGCAGTACGGCGGCATCCCCATCGCGGCCATCCAGAACGCCATCGACGAGGGCAGCGGCGCGCACCTCGAGGCATTGCTCGTGGCCGAAGGCCAGGCGGCGCAGCCGAACGCGTTCGACCCGCGCATCGAGGCCGAGGCCAAGGCCGGCTCGTCGAGCGCGATCTGGGAGAAGCAGTTCGCCGTGTCGCTGGCGGGTGACTCGATTTCGGTGCCTTACCCGCTCGTGGACGTGACGGATCCCGCGCTCCGCGCGGAGCGGACGAGGTCCTACCTCGACGTGGTGACGGGCGCAGCCCCGCGACAGTCCCTGCTCGATTTGCGCGATCTGTTCTCCGCGGACGCGAAGGTGAAGCTCGGCCTGGTGCCGCCGCCGGGAGCGAGCGGGCGCGCCGTGCTCACGCAGCTCTGCTCGCGCTGCCACGACGGTCGCGGGAACCCGGCGCTCAACCGCGCCAAGTTCAACGTGAAGGACCTGGACGGCATGTCGCGAGAGACGAAGGACAAGGCCATCTTTCGCTTGCAGGAGCCCGCGACCTCGCCGCTGCGTATGCCGCCGTGGCGCGCCGCCGACGCGCTGCCCCCCGCGGAGCTCGCCGCGGCCATCGAAGAGCTGGCCAAGTAG
- a CDS encoding alpha/beta hydrolase family esterase: MSSIVGSVSSDCMHRHSRWLRPIWGALGLCAALSVGCSDDADGGGSSAGETSASGSGGGAASGSTSSGTTSGSNGATAGSGGADSGGAGSGGADSGGAGGAGGAGTAGAGGAGGASTAGAGGSGGGGDAMKSAGCGKTRTLQNGAGSVQSGGKSRKYALRVPDDYDNDHPYRLILSFHGATGNSGQVAPSYFGLWSLSEGSTIFIAPDAVGGIWSAGEDVTFVDDILKQVTGDLCIDTSRIELEGFSQGGAMAWTLACARPDVYRAAVVHSGGGLARPASCQPVAFMSSLGQQESGGAGQTSNSDFFAKQNGCTVESLAKAPRGGHACSDYKGCSEGNPTRWCDYDGGHTPSPNDAGQNMSWMPQEVWTFLSQF; the protein is encoded by the coding sequence ATGTCGTCCATTGTTGGCTCCGTGAGCTCCGATTGCATGCACCGTCACTCTCGTTGGCTGCGGCCGATCTGGGGCGCCTTGGGCCTCTGCGCCGCGCTCAGCGTCGGCTGTAGCGACGACGCCGACGGCGGCGGATCATCCGCCGGTGAGACCTCCGCGAGCGGCTCCGGCGGTGGCGCTGCTTCCGGTAGCACGAGCAGCGGCACTACCTCCGGCAGCAACGGGGCGACCGCGGGCTCGGGTGGAGCGGACTCGGGTGGAGCGGGCTCGGGTGGAGCGGACTCGGGTGGCGCCGGCGGCGCGGGCGGTGCCGGCACAGCCGGGGCCGGCGGCGCGGGCGGTGCCAGCACAGCCGGGGCCGGCGGCAGCGGGGGCGGGGGTGACGCGATGAAGTCCGCCGGCTGCGGCAAGACGCGCACGCTTCAGAACGGCGCTGGCTCCGTGCAGAGCGGCGGGAAGAGCCGCAAATACGCCCTGCGCGTCCCCGACGATTACGATAACGACCACCCGTACCGGCTCATCCTCTCCTTCCACGGGGCCACGGGCAACAGCGGCCAAGTTGCGCCCTCGTACTTCGGGCTCTGGTCGCTCTCCGAGGGGAGCACCATCTTCATCGCGCCCGACGCCGTCGGCGGGATCTGGTCGGCCGGCGAGGATGTGACCTTCGTCGACGACATCCTCAAGCAGGTCACGGGCGATCTCTGCATCGACACCTCGCGCATCGAGCTCGAAGGCTTCAGCCAGGGAGGTGCCATGGCGTGGACGCTGGCCTGCGCGCGTCCGGACGTTTACCGCGCCGCGGTGGTCCACTCCGGCGGCGGTCTCGCCCGGCCCGCGAGCTGCCAGCCGGTCGCCTTCATGTCTTCGCTCGGCCAGCAGGAGAGCGGCGGGGCCGGACAGACCTCCAACAGCGATTTCTTCGCCAAGCAAAATGGATGCACGGTGGAGTCCCTGGCCAAGGCGCCCAGAGGCGGCCACGCCTGCTCGGACTACAAGGGATGCTCCGAGGGGAATCCCACCCGCTGGTGTGATTACGACGGCGGTCATACGCCGTCGCCGAACGACGCCGGGCAGAACATGTCGTGGATGCCCCAGGAAGTCTGGACCTTCCTGAGCCAATTCTAG
- a CDS encoding c-type cytochrome, translating to MARIDAATFQVSTRFELAADTTTEDTDQQGRGLPNYLFSVGLLPDGLFAWVPGKKDNVFRGPFRDQLALSDDNTVRPLVALLNVAEGVEDVAQRIDLDDRNLPNQVVFTPLGDYAFVSVAGSALVEVRDAYTGEFVTALKETGFAPRGLALTETDRLFVHASLSRTVAVYDVADIVSSHDLITKKLADVPTVAAEKLDAQVLRGKQLFFNSEDVRMSDQGYISCASCHFDGADDGRVWDFGSVGEGLRNTVSLLGRRGTGHGNVNWSGSFDEIQDADDNIRNLFGGKGFLSAEQLAVGTVATPRGDKKAGLSPELDALAAFLGSLDTHNPSPFRDADGSLTQDGVAGRAIFKRLGCGFCHTGPDGTDSAGGKLHDVGTVKASSGMRAGEPLFGIDTPTLNGVWETAPYLHDGSAPTLRDVLVTANAEDRHAFTSALSEAELGQLIAYVQQLDGTVDLEPSEGDGADEEPTEEGLFGCSVTGGRGDSHAPLLAFALVAGLMTFGARRGRVA from the coding sequence GTGGCGCGCATCGACGCGGCGACCTTCCAGGTGAGCACGCGCTTCGAGCTCGCGGCGGACACCACGACGGAGGACACGGATCAACAAGGGCGTGGCCTGCCGAACTACCTGTTTTCGGTGGGGCTCTTGCCCGACGGCCTGTTCGCGTGGGTGCCGGGCAAGAAGGACAACGTCTTTCGCGGTCCATTCCGGGATCAGCTCGCGCTCAGCGACGACAACACGGTGCGTCCGCTCGTGGCCCTGTTGAACGTCGCGGAGGGCGTCGAAGACGTCGCGCAGCGCATCGATCTGGACGATCGCAACCTGCCCAACCAGGTCGTGTTCACGCCGCTCGGCGACTATGCGTTCGTCAGCGTCGCCGGCTCGGCCCTGGTGGAGGTCCGCGACGCCTACACGGGCGAATTCGTGACCGCGCTGAAAGAGACGGGCTTTGCTCCGCGCGGCCTGGCGCTGACCGAGACCGACAGGCTGTTCGTGCACGCGTCGCTCAGCCGTACGGTGGCGGTCTACGACGTCGCCGACATCGTCAGCTCGCACGACCTCATCACCAAGAAGCTGGCCGACGTTCCGACCGTGGCCGCGGAGAAGCTCGACGCGCAGGTCTTGCGCGGCAAACAGCTGTTCTTCAACTCGGAGGACGTGCGCATGAGCGACCAGGGCTACATCAGCTGCGCGTCGTGTCACTTCGACGGCGCGGACGACGGGCGCGTGTGGGATTTCGGCAGCGTGGGGGAGGGGCTTCGCAACACCGTCTCGCTGCTCGGACGGCGCGGCACGGGCCACGGCAACGTCAACTGGAGCGGCAGCTTCGACGAGATCCAGGACGCCGACGACAACATCCGTAACCTGTTCGGCGGCAAGGGGTTCCTCAGCGCCGAGCAGCTCGCCGTGGGGACCGTCGCCACGCCGCGCGGCGACAAGAAGGCCGGCCTGAGCCCCGAGCTCGACGCGCTGGCGGCGTTCCTCGGTTCGCTCGACACGCACAACCCGAGCCCCTTTCGCGACGCCGACGGCTCGCTCACCCAGGACGGCGTCGCGGGTCGCGCGATCTTCAAGCGCCTGGGGTGCGGCTTCTGCCACACGGGTCCCGACGGGACCGACAGCGCGGGCGGCAAGCTGCACGACGTCGGCACCGTGAAGGCGTCCTCTGGCATGCGCGCGGGTGAGCCGCTGTTCGGGATCGACACGCCGACCTTGAACGGCGTTTGGGAGACGGCGCCCTACTTGCACGACGGCTCCGCGCCAACGCTGCGCGACGTCCTCGTCACGGCCAACGCCGAAGATCGCCACGCCTTCACCAGCGCGCTCAGCGAAGCCGAGCTAGGACAGCTCATCGCTTACGTGCAGCAGCTCGACGGCACCGTCGACCTGGAGCCGAGCGAGGGGGACGGCGCGGATGAGGAGCCGACCGAGGAAGGCCTCTTTGGCTGCAGCGTGACGGGCGGGCGCGGCGACAGCCACGCGCCGCTCCTGGCGTTCGCGCTCGTGGCCGGGTTGATGACGTTCGGCGCCCGCCGAGGGAGGGTCGCGTGA
- a CDS encoding phosphatase domain-containing protein gives MTIDTSPDAPIPSVLSKLDEIRRRMASHTDRDDERRILEILAGSTAIELDQLLLQLDLPALLGDIDDRLIGPDNRTALLELLTAERLGDLGIPARAALASALQRGRTGSLDEQALRRLWLGTRGADVTRLKNALDGRGGYRDLHQLFYHDIDDDALREELLAHFAREAVSASDALSASGSVSVREVKILSDIDDTFYANWKDARYPKKTVYPGVLQFYAELDRGPGPTPGRAGDLTFVTARPGDRLGLVEDATIKALAERGQLTANVLTGSFTRLIGNRTIAEKKLENFLEYRRLYPEYDFVFVGDSGQGDIHFGQRMLELASEAVRAVFIHDVVATPDLTRRELATSGVHLFDTYIGAALTALERGLLGPEGAARVAEAAIAAFAAIPFPSQADQEARRREVARDVARLNEALPSSLHIH, from the coding sequence ATGACGATCGACACCTCTCCCGACGCGCCCATCCCGTCGGTGCTGTCGAAGCTCGACGAGATCCGGCGGCGCATGGCCTCCCACACCGATCGGGACGACGAGCGGCGGATCCTGGAGATCCTCGCGGGATCGACCGCCATCGAGCTCGACCAGCTGCTCCTCCAGCTCGATCTGCCCGCCCTGCTCGGAGACATCGACGATCGCCTCATCGGCCCCGACAACCGCACGGCGCTGCTCGAGCTCCTGACCGCCGAGCGCCTCGGTGATCTCGGGATCCCGGCGCGCGCGGCGCTCGCCTCGGCGCTGCAGCGCGGCCGCACGGGCAGCCTCGACGAGCAGGCGCTGCGCCGCCTCTGGCTCGGCACGCGCGGCGCGGACGTCACGCGGCTCAAGAACGCGCTCGACGGCCGGGGTGGCTACCGCGACCTTCACCAGCTCTTCTACCACGATATCGACGATGACGCGTTGCGCGAGGAGCTCCTCGCGCACTTCGCGCGGGAGGCGGTCTCGGCGTCTGACGCTCTCTCTGCTTCAGGTTCCGTGTCGGTGCGCGAGGTGAAGATCCTCTCCGATATCGACGACACGTTCTATGCGAACTGGAAGGACGCCCGGTACCCGAAGAAGACCGTCTATCCCGGCGTCCTGCAGTTCTATGCGGAGCTCGACCGCGGCCCTGGCCCCACGCCCGGGCGGGCCGGCGATCTGACGTTCGTCACCGCCCGCCCCGGCGATCGCCTCGGCCTCGTCGAGGACGCGACGATCAAGGCGCTCGCCGAGCGCGGTCAGCTCACCGCCAACGTGCTCACGGGCTCGTTCACCCGCCTCATCGGCAACCGCACGATCGCGGAGAAGAAGCTCGAGAACTTCCTCGAGTACCGGCGGCTGTACCCGGAGTACGATTTCGTCTTCGTCGGCGACAGCGGGCAGGGCGATATCCACTTCGGCCAGCGCATGCTCGAGCTCGCCTCGGAGGCGGTGAGAGCGGTCTTCATCCACGACGTGGTCGCGACACCCGATCTCACGCGGAGGGAGCTCGCGACCTCGGGCGTTCACCTGTTCGATACGTACATCGGCGCCGCGCTCACGGCCCTCGAGCGCGGCCTCCTCGGCCCCGAGGGCGCGGCGCGCGTGGCCGAGGCCGCGATTGCGGCGTTCGCCGCGATCCCGTTCCCGTCGCAGGCGGACCAGGAGGCGCGCCGCCGCGAGGTGGCGCGCGACGTCGCCCGGCTGAACGAGGCGCTACCTTCGTCGCTGCACATCCATTAG
- a CDS encoding AraC family transcriptional regulator — protein sequence MGRLNESRIGAVIADAFAVRASTAMRSTLHAEHGAAILVGIEREVTVTEPGGAVVRGRAVVVPPDLWHAATSPGPTLGFLYDPQKVPHVAGHARLRGGPCPLEGRLLSRLDGAVAAHRASLSRPDVLDGLAREVASWLARESPRRALDVRVARVLEALREPAADRRLAVSRAGISEAHLQALFVRDVGLPIRTFQLWRRLLVALGAFARLDATGAAHAAGFADLAHFSRTCRRMLGYSPSELRSGLME from the coding sequence GTGGGCCGCTTGAACGAATCCCGGATCGGCGCCGTGATCGCGGACGCCTTCGCGGTGCGCGCCTCGACGGCGATGAGGTCGACGCTCCACGCCGAGCACGGCGCGGCGATCCTGGTGGGGATCGAGCGCGAGGTGACCGTGACCGAGCCGGGCGGCGCGGTCGTGCGCGGGCGCGCGGTCGTGGTGCCCCCCGACCTGTGGCACGCCGCCACGAGCCCCGGACCGACGCTCGGGTTCCTGTACGACCCGCAGAAGGTGCCGCACGTGGCGGGTCATGCGCGCCTGCGCGGCGGCCCCTGTCCGCTCGAAGGCCGGCTCCTCTCGCGCCTCGACGGGGCCGTGGCGGCGCACCGCGCGTCCCTGTCGCGCCCCGACGTGCTCGACGGCCTCGCGCGCGAGGTCGCGTCCTGGCTCGCGAGGGAGTCGCCGCGCCGCGCCCTGGATGTGCGGGTCGCCCGCGTCCTGGAGGCGCTGCGCGAGCCGGCCGCGGACCGGCGCCTCGCGGTCTCTCGCGCCGGCATCTCCGAGGCGCACCTGCAGGCGCTGTTCGTGCGCGACGTGGGGCTGCCCATCCGCACGTTCCAGCTCTGGCGCCGGCTGCTCGTCGCGCTCGGGGCGTTCGCGCGTCTCGACGCCACGGGCGCCGCCCACGCGGCGGGGTTCGCCGACCTCGCGCACTTCTCGCGGACGTGCCGCCGCATGCTCGGCTACTCCCCGAGCGAGCTGCGCAGCGGGCTGATGGAATAG
- a CDS encoding aminotransferase class V-fold PLP-dependent enzyme, translating into MTMDIAALRRDTPACAGVLHFNNAGSSLPPAVVVDTVVEHLRREAAVGGYEAEEEAGARLEAVYGSIARLIGAAPDEIALVENATRAWDMAFYSLRFGPGDRILTARTEYASNYIAFLQVARRTGAEIVPIPSDERGAVSLPALDRLIDERVKLIAITHVPTNGGLVNPAEEIGRRARSAGVPFLLDACQSVGQLPLDVEAIGCDLLSATGRKYLRGPRGTGFLYVRRALLDRLEPPFLDLHAARWTAPDRYELRPDARRFENWESYVAGRLGLGAAAEYALRLGLPAIRDRVGALAERLRARLSEVPGVTVRDLGERRCGIVTFTRAGEDAAAIKARLGAQAIHVSVSTAAGTLLDFEDRGIPDLVRASVHYYNDESEVDRFVAALTEA; encoded by the coding sequence ATGACGATGGATATCGCCGCGCTGCGCCGCGACACCCCGGCCTGCGCCGGCGTCCTGCACTTCAACAACGCCGGTTCCTCGCTGCCTCCCGCCGTGGTGGTCGACACGGTGGTCGAGCACCTGCGCCGCGAGGCGGCCGTCGGCGGCTACGAGGCCGAGGAGGAGGCGGGCGCGCGGCTCGAGGCGGTCTACGGCTCGATCGCCCGGCTCATCGGCGCGGCGCCCGACGAGATCGCGCTTGTCGAGAACGCCACGCGCGCCTGGGACATGGCGTTCTACTCCCTCCGCTTCGGCCCGGGGGATCGCATCCTGACCGCGCGGACCGAGTACGCCTCGAACTACATCGCGTTCCTGCAGGTCGCGCGGCGCACCGGCGCGGAGATCGTCCCGATCCCGAGCGACGAGCGCGGCGCGGTGTCGCTGCCCGCGCTCGATCGCCTGATCGACGAGCGGGTCAAGCTGATCGCCATCACCCACGTCCCCACGAACGGCGGGCTGGTCAACCCGGCGGAGGAGATAGGCCGCCGCGCCCGGTCCGCGGGCGTGCCCTTCCTGCTCGATGCCTGCCAGTCGGTGGGGCAGCTGCCGCTCGACGTCGAGGCGATCGGCTGCGATCTCCTGTCGGCGACGGGGCGCAAGTACCTGCGCGGGCCGCGCGGCACCGGCTTTCTCTATGTCCGGCGCGCGCTGCTCGACCGGCTGGAGCCGCCGTTCCTCGATCTCCACGCGGCCCGCTGGACGGCGCCGGACCGCTACGAGCTGCGGCCCGACGCCCGGCGGTTCGAGAACTGGGAGAGCTACGTCGCCGGCCGGCTCGGGCTCGGCGCGGCCGCGGAGTATGCGCTCCGGCTGGGTCTGCCGGCGATCCGCGACCGCGTAGGTGCGCTGGCCGAGCGCCTGCGCGCGCGGCTCTCCGAGGTCCCTGGGGTCACCGTGCGCGACCTCGGCGAGCGGCGCTGCGGCATCGTGACCTTCACCAGGGCAGGCGAGGACGCCGCGGCCATCAAGGCGCGGCTCGGCGCTCAGGCGATCCACGTCAGCGTGTCGACCGCCGCCGGGACGCTGCTCGACTTCGAGGATCGCGGGATTCCCGATCTGGTGCGCGCCTCGGTCCATTATTACAACGACGAATCCGAGGTCGACCGCTTCGTCGCCGCGCTCACCGAGGCCTAG
- a CDS encoding Ig-like domain-containing protein, with product MQSPLRAWDVLTDPTDIGSANSPVATLPDSAFRAKGYPAGSEYMSFSDGYLFLGHLRPDAGVSKIDVRDIHRMSIENRIWGRLEFTNGDDQFSISVGSLLVLADDELPYRGMVIAAHSTDPDTTPPAVDTVLPKNGATGLSRKSRIGLSLTDNIELATVHPGSFIVRPVGGQPVKGSFGLYMGIVNFDPDEDLMPNTTYEVVLPKDGMKDLVGDGIAAEFKSTFTTGP from the coding sequence GTGCAGTCGCCGCTGCGCGCGTGGGACGTGCTCACGGATCCCACCGACATCGGCTCGGCCAATTCACCCGTCGCCACGCTGCCCGACTCGGCGTTCAGGGCCAAGGGGTACCCCGCTGGATCCGAGTACATGAGCTTCTCCGACGGCTATCTGTTCCTGGGTCACCTGCGGCCCGACGCCGGCGTCTCGAAGATCGACGTGCGCGACATCCACCGGATGTCGATCGAGAATCGCATCTGGGGCCGGCTCGAGTTCACGAACGGCGACGACCAGTTCTCGATCTCGGTCGGCAGCCTGCTGGTGCTGGCCGACGACGAGCTGCCTTACCGCGGCATGGTCATCGCCGCGCACTCCACGGATCCGGACACCACGCCCCCGGCGGTCGACACGGTGTTGCCGAAGAACGGGGCGACGGGGCTGTCCAGGAAGTCGCGCATCGGCCTCAGCCTCACCGACAACATCGAGCTCGCCACGGTCCACCCGGGCAGCTTCATCGTCCGGCCGGTGGGCGGGCAGCCGGTGAAGGGCTCGTTCGGCCTGTACATGGGCATCGTGAACTTCGACCCCGACGAGGACCTGATGCCGAACACGACCTACGAGGTCGTCCTGCCCAAGGACGGCATGAAAGATCTCGTCGGCGACGGCATCGCGGCCGAGTTCAAGTCAACGTTCACGACAGGTCCCTGA
- a CDS encoding PAS domain-containing protein: MADEALEEIGRLRAEIAALHARVEELESALAERSSGGAAEGAAQAGAAGADVHAAFGALAWLLTPAPALIRWSPDGTVTRWNDGAERVFGWSEGEAVGRRLSELVGADPVSPDAVRALLLDWTENRFASATSEGTTRDGQARLFRWTHAVLRDDSGGAREIAAIVEDAGDPPWREHVLLGRLQLLLQLLDHSRNSIFVKDTEGRYVFVNRAHAEVLQRHVFEVIGKDEVELSPLAPEAIEDLLARERHVMAGGKAMQYEESLLLGDTSIHFSTVKFPILDGRGEPVGLGGVVTNITSLRHAEAERAALQEKIIVAQQAALRELSTPLIPIADRVVAMPLVGTIDSARAAQIMETLLSGISNQSAHTAILDVTGVRAVDEHVADALTRTARAAQLLGTRVVLTGVRPEVAQTLITLGADLSGITTLGTLQSGIAHALRHPGHQRSAG, from the coding sequence ATGGCGGATGAGGCGTTGGAGGAGATCGGGCGGCTCAGGGCAGAGATCGCGGCGCTGCACGCCCGCGTCGAGGAGCTGGAGAGCGCGCTGGCGGAGCGGTCGAGCGGCGGCGCGGCCGAGGGAGCGGCGCAGGCCGGCGCGGCGGGCGCGGACGTTCACGCCGCCTTCGGCGCGCTCGCGTGGCTGCTCACGCCGGCGCCGGCGCTGATCCGCTGGAGCCCCGACGGCACGGTGACGCGCTGGAACGATGGCGCCGAACGTGTTTTCGGCTGGAGCGAGGGCGAGGCCGTCGGGCGCAGGCTCTCCGAGCTCGTGGGCGCAGATCCCGTGTCCCCGGACGCGGTGCGTGCGCTCCTGCTCGACTGGACGGAGAACCGGTTCGCCTCGGCCACGAGCGAGGGCACGACGAGAGACGGGCAGGCGCGCCTCTTCCGGTGGACCCACGCGGTGCTGCGCGACGACAGCGGCGGCGCGCGTGAGATCGCGGCGATCGTCGAGGATGCCGGCGACCCGCCGTGGAGGGAGCACGTGCTGCTCGGGCGGCTCCAGCTGCTCCTTCAGCTGCTGGACCACTCGCGCAATTCCATCTTCGTCAAGGACACCGAAGGGCGCTATGTCTTCGTCAACCGAGCTCACGCCGAGGTCCTCCAGCGGCACGTGTTCGAGGTCATCGGCAAGGATGAGGTCGAGTTGAGCCCCCTGGCCCCCGAGGCCATCGAGGACCTCTTGGCGAGAGAGCGTCACGTGATGGCCGGGGGGAAGGCGATGCAGTACGAAGAGAGCCTGCTGCTCGGCGACACGAGCATTCATTTCTCCACCGTCAAGTTCCCGATCCTCGACGGACGCGGCGAGCCGGTCGGGCTCGGCGGCGTCGTCACCAACATCACCTCGCTCAGGCATGCGGAGGCCGAGCGGGCCGCGCTGCAGGAGAAGATCATCGTCGCCCAGCAGGCCGCCCTCCGGGAGCTGTCCACGCCGCTCATCCCGATCGCCGACCGGGTGGTGGCGATGCCGCTCGTAGGGACGATCGACAGCGCGCGCGCAGCGCAGATCATGGAGACGCTGCTGTCCGGGATCAGCAATCAGAGCGCACACACCGCGATCCTGGACGTCACCGGCGTGCGCGCTGTCGACGAGCACGTCGCCGATGCCCTGACGCGGACCGCGCGCGCCGCCCAGCTGCTCGGCACGCGCGTGGTGCTCACCGGCGTGCGCCCGGAGGTGGCGCAGACGCTGATCACCCTCGGCGCGGATCTGTCCGGTATCACCACGCTGGGTACCCTGCAAAGCGGCATCGCGCACGCCCTCCGCCACCCGGGACACCAGCGGTCAGCAGGCTGA